One part of the Humulus lupulus chromosome 9, drHumLupu1.1, whole genome shotgun sequence genome encodes these proteins:
- the LOC133799993 gene encoding uncharacterized protein LOC133799993 produces the protein MEDARIWRASCLMTEIRRIGAHYTWSNKQMEWSRIFSKLDRALSNEAWVDAFQNSEDNFNWDVLSDHCYCIIKIVISQILGVKPFKFFNMCSKHEDFRDTVLKSWSMKVLRSNILGIVQKLNRLKVVLAQFNKHQVGDVIIRYLAAKEKFQHAQFMLQQEPHSTGFQQAEHEVCIEFSRLSKMYESFLRQRSKITWLRFGDDNTSYFYVSLKQRSACNRITTYLDEHGKIVDCYDDVVNHFKGFMGSPSTAISRIQQDSFKFGSIQNLDQHLSLVKPFSKRDVKMTMFSIHSVKGPGPDGFGSGFFKSMWRDLGEEISTAMLCVRLTTVLPLLTHQNQGAFIKHRSLAHNIFILQDLLKGYSRNNISTRCLIKMDVSKAYDSIDWYFLEDLLNALHGGFSGMKGLRQGDPISPLLVVLIMEYLTRLLAQAAQHKDFRFHPLCRKLNLVNLCFADDLILFCKGSFRSVQILHAGFSKFSQDSGLTMNLSKSHIYFGGVHSDEKRRIMECLKIEEDSFHLKYLGMRLIDYAGTSYGEQRVTGASCIFLPGSRLFGLVRSNLKVDEKRLLDYI, from the exons ATGGAAGATGCTCGTATTTGGAGGGCTAGTTGTTTGATGACTGAGATTCGTAGGATTGGTGCTCATTATACTTGGTCTAACAAGCAGATGGAATGGTCCCGAATATTCTCTAAATTGGATAGGGCTCTTAGTAATGAAGCCTGGGTTGATGCTTTCCAAAACTCAGAGGATAATTTTAATTGGGATGTTCTTTCAGATCATTGTTATTGTATTATTAAGATTGTAATTAGTCAGATTTTAGGGGTAAAACCTTTCAAATTTTTTAACATGTGTTCTAAACATGAGGATTTTAGAGACACTGTTCTTAAAAGCTGGTCTATGAAGGTTCTTCGATCTAATATTCTGGGTATTGTACAGAAACTGAACAGATTGAAGGTGGTTTTGGCTCAGTTTAATAAACATCAAGTTGGTGATGTCATTATTCGTTACTTAGCTGCCAAGGAAAAGTTTCAACATGCTCAATTTATGCTTCAGCAGGAACCGCACTCTACAGGATTTCAGCAAGCAGAACATGAAGTGTGTATAGAATTTTCTCGCCTATCTAAAATGTATGAGAGTTTTCTTCGGCAAAGGAGCAAGATCACATGGCTGAGATTTGGAGATGACAATACTTCCTATTTTTATGTTAGTCTTAAGCAGAGGTCAGCTTGTAATAGGATTACAACCTACTTGGATGAGCATGGTAAGATTGTTGACTGCTATGATGATGTGGTTAATCATTTTAAGGGTTTTATGGGTAGTCCTAGTACAGCTATTTCTAGGATTCAGCAAGATAGTTTTAAGTTTGGTTCTATTCAGAATTTAGACCAGCACCTCAGTTTAGTTAAGCCTTTTTCGAAGAGGGATGTAAAAATGACCATGTTTAGTATTCACTCAGTAAAAGGTCCTGGTCCTGATGGGTTTGGTTCAGGTTTTTTCAAATCCATGTGGAGAGATTTGGGGGAAGAGATTTCCACTgct ATGCTTTGTGTGAGATTGACCACTGTACTTCCTTTGCTTACTCATCAGAACCAGGGAGCATTTATTAAACATAGATCATTGGCGCATAACATTTTCATTCTCCAAGATCTCCTCAAAGGATATTCCAGGAATAATATTTCAACTAGATGTTTGATAAAGATGGATGTAAGCAAGGCTTATGATTCCATTGATTGGTATTTCTTGGAGGATTTGTTGAATGC ATTACATGGGGGATTCAGTGGAATGAAAGGTTTGCGTCAAGGAGACCCCATTTCTCCTCTTCTAGTTGTATTGATTATGGAGTATCTTACTAGATTGCTTGCTCAGGCTGCTCAACATAAGGACTTCAGGTTTCACCCGCTCTGTAGAAAGTTGAATCTTGTCAACCTTTGTTTTGCGGATGATCTCATCCTATTTTGCAAGGGTTCCTTTAGGTCAGTTCAAATTCTTCACGCTGGTTTTAGCAAATTCAGTCAAGATTCTGGTCTCACTATGAACTTATCTAAATCTCACATCTATTTTGGTGGTGTTCATTCAGATGAAAAGAGGAGAATCATGGAGTGCTTAAAGATTGAGGAGGATTCTTTCCATCTAAAATATCTGGGAAT GAGATTGATAGATTATGCAGGAACTTCTTATGGGGAGCAAAGGGTAACCGGAGCAAGCTGCATTTTTCTTCCTGGGAGCAG GTTGTTTGGGTTAGTTAGATCAAATCTGAAAGTTGATGAGAAGAGATTGCTTGATTACATTTAG